The nucleotide sequence TGCTCGTGCTCTAAACGCTGCGTTTCACGACCCCGCGGCTCTATACAAAGAGCTTAGAGGTAGTGAAGTGCGTTCTAACCTTCAGCGTAGCGAGTGGGATACGTTACATGAGATCTTCGGTTACCTTGCTCAGTCTGGTTGGGCAGCTAATCAAGCTCTTGCCATCTACATCGGTAAATCTTTTTTCCCAACAGCTGTTGCCAAGTTCCGTGACTTCTTCTTCGAGACGTGTAACCTCGAGGTTGTCCAAGGACTTGTCCGCGTTGGGGCAACAGATGACGCCGTTAAGTTTCTCTTCCCTGTGTTTGTTGAGTTCTGTATCGAAGAGTTTCCTGACGAGATCAAACGTTTCAAGAGCGTTGTTGATTCTGCAGACCTCACAAAGCCAGCTACTTGGTTTCCTTTCGCTCGAGCTATGAAGCGTAAGATTGTTTACCATTGTGGACCGACTAATAGCGGCAAGACTTATAATGCTCTGCAGCGGTTTATGGAAGCTGGGAACGGTTTGTATTGCAGCCCGCTTAGGTTGTTAGCCATGGAGGTTTTCGATAAGGTGAATGCTTTAGGTGTTTACTGTAGTCTCTTGACAGGACAGGAGAAGAAACACGTCCCCTTCGCGAGACATGTTTCTTGTACGGTTGAGATGGTGTCTACAGATGAGTTATACGAAGTGGCTGTGATCGATGAGATTCAGATGATGGCTGATCCTAGCAGAGGTCACGCTTGGACTAAAGCTCTCCTCGGTTTAAAAGCAGACGAGATTCATTTGTGCGGAGACCCGAGTGTTTTGGAGATTGTGCGTAAGATGTGTAGCGAAACAGGAGATGAGTTGGTCGAAGAGCATTACGAGAGGTTTAAACCTTTGGTAGTTGAAGGTAAGACTTTACTAGGAGATCTCAAGAACGTTAAGTCAGGAGATTGTGTTGTCGCCTTCTCGAGAAGAGAGATATTCGAAGTTAAAATGGCGATagagaaacacacaaagcaTCGCTGCTGTGTTATCTACGGTGCGTTGCCTCCGGAGACGAGGAGACAGCAAGCGAATCTGTTCAACGACCAAGAGAACGAGTACGATGTTTTGGTCGCTAGTGATGCCGTTGGGATGGGGCTGAATCTCAACATAAGACGGGTTGTGTTCTACAGTCTGAGCAAGTATAACGGCGATAAGGTTGTGCCTGTACCCGCTTCGCAGGTGAAGCAGATCGCCGGGAGAGCTGGAAGGAGAGGAAGCGTTTATCCAGATGGACTCACGACGACGTTACACTTGGAAGATCTAACTTTTCTGATAGAGTGTCTGCAGCAACCGTTCGATGAAGTTAGAAAAGTGGGGTTGTTCCCTTTCTTTGAACAGATTGAGGTCTTTGCTGCCAAAGTTCCCGACATGGCGTTTTCGAAGctcttggagcattttggaaaACACTGCAGGCTGGACGGTTCTTACTTCCTGTGCCGTCACGATCACGTCAAGAAAGTAGCAAACATGCTGGAGAAAGTACAAGGGTTGTCTCTAGAAGACCGGTTTAACTTCTGTTTTGCGCCGGTTAATATCAGGAACCCGAAAGCGATGTACCATTTGTACCGGATGGCGTCTACTTACAGCCAAGATATGCCGGTTAATGTGGCCATGGGGATGCCGAAGAGTTCCGCTAGGAACGATACAGAGCTGTTGGATTTGGAGAGCAGGCATCAGGTTTTGTCTATGTATCTTTGGTTGTCTAATCAGTTTGAAGAGAAGAACTTTCCGTTTGTGGAGAAGGTTGAAGCAATGGCGACGAATATTGCAGAGTTGTTGGGTGAATCTTTGACTAAAGCTAATTGGAAGATGGAGTCGAAAGAAGAGGTGATGAAGGGTCAGAAGAAGGAAGATGGAGGAGGATATGAGAGACCAGTTTCACTGATTAAGTTAGTTCGTAATAAGTAAAGCAAATTCAAGATTATGGGGTTTTGAGAGAATCTTTTGTATCTTTGTGGATTTTGCTGAAAGTTTTGTCTTCAACTAGTTATAAAAAGATGGGTATCAAATCTTTATACATATACTAGAGtctttgtccgcgctacgcgcagaaaatgcttttaaatattttaattttagataataATCTACAATAATTTGTAGTTAgcttatattatttaatatatcatttatttaatttaaatctttatatattttaggattAATACTCTTTGTTCCTACGTGATTTTCTTTTCCACTTGCTAAtgttcaataattttattaaaaaaaatattctttcatCCTATATAATTACTCTCACAAATGTGTATTTCCAatagaatttaatttattaaaccttCAGTTTCATTGCATTGCATGTTTTCTATTGTCTTTGTAGTTAGGTGTAACCTCCTTCTTACTTCATTTTTATTCTCGATTTAGAAGTTTATCTTTGTATAATGTAAATTTTGTCATTTATGTTTCCAATCTTTTTTGGAccatctttttttatatatttaattatattcagCTTTTAGGTATTTTCTACCCAAGAGAAAGATGAGTTTTTGGgagagtttaatttttttaaaaaaaattattttcccttTTAAAGGATATAGTCAAAGATCGTAAATGTTGGTTTAGCGAAATATATTACCTTCCTTTTCAGCTGAAGATTTTTGTAAATATGTGATTTTATATAAAGATTCCTTACAAAATTAGTAACCACGTATCCTTAGAAAATTTTGTGAGtcgtgattttttaaaaaatctagaaGAATTATTGTGTtgggttttaacttttaaaacagCTTCATGGGCTGAGGAGAGAATTATTGGTggtcaaatatttatttttttccaatcACAACCTGTATGCTTATTATGGTGCATAAGAGTTAAATatggtttgtgtgtgtgttcCTGACTctctattagtgttgttgtgaaACTACAGTGTTCAACAATCTTATAGGCTTGTTTTTTGGTGGTCATAGACCTCATGGAACTCCATATATCTGCTGGAAATTGCTTCTATCTCTGCTATTGAGATTGTCAAATCTAGAAATTTTAATTCTGAAAAAATGTTgcaaacaatacaaaaaaaagttaatgtaAGTAATGGTTTAATGTTGTAGTTTTTAATATGTAATAACCCAAAAAATTCAGAAcatgaaaaaattatggaaatgaaagtttaaaaaaactttgattgatagaaaataaaatatttttttaagagatGAGGAATATAGAGAGAATTATTGTAGTAGACTTCAGCTCAAAGTTTAGATGACCACTTCATGAGTGATTACTAACTTTGTATGAGATTAATAGTGTTGTCACACTAAAATCGAGTAGCAGGAGTTGTGGCGAGTATCAGATTTCCTGTAGTCATGTAAGAATAAAAGAGAAGCCATTGTGAACCACAAAGTAAACCAAtaatccatataaatatataaaaaaacatgttGAAGTGGAAGTTTATTCATtctaataactaaacaatatcTATATATCCCTAAAATAATTGATAATTATTACCTTTAAATACTCTGGGATTGATGCTTGTAATGATTACAACTTTGTTTTTCATGATTGTCATGCTATGTAAGTCTCTAAACTGGGCAAGCAGACCATTTTTGACCTGTAGGAATTGTGTGAATATATATAAGTTGGCCTTacgcaaaattttaaataaacggTTGGGTTTAATgtacattttttttcaaaaaaaaaaagtttggtatCTGTTTAGTAGTAGACCAATTCTGACCTCCGTTGTTGCCCTCGGAGATCGTTACCTTGAAACATTCTTATTTGTCCAACTACATCTGGGATAATGTTTGTCTTTCATgtcaaattttactttttaagaaataatcaaaataagTGGTTGTTTACCTGGTAAGTTGTTGGTACCAGTGGCTATGTCGATCAACTGTTTGTATCGGAGGGGATGGAATGTGGTAAGAGGCATCATCGGGATCATTTTCCTCTATTTGTATAACCGTTGTGAACCTTGTTGCtgaaaaaataagagaaaacacATTACTTATATGGAGAATAATTTTAGATTATCGGATCACCCAATTTGATATTAGATGAGAATAGCACATttctttcaaatatttcataGAATACAGTTTTATGAACAATAACTTCATAAAACTCCTAAAGTTTTTGCTTAATACAAAACCTAACTAAATAAGTCTCTATTTTCTGTTAGACAACAGATGGTTGACCGTTTTGTCATTTAGTTACATTATCTTTATATTGGCTAAGACGCAACTTAGTCTTCCAAGTTAAAAAGAAAAGCCTGAATACAGATTGCAATACGCTTTGACATTCATGGGTAGCACTATCTCTAGGTGACCATTTTAACTTTCTTATGATTGAAAGATTATCAATGTGTATTAGTCAGAGACTGATAAATGATCCAGAATTCTCACCTTttgtacataatatataattctcGATGAAGACCTTAGCCATCCTTTAACAAAAGCTAATGCAAATCCACCGACGAATGTAGATACCAGCTGAATAAACTTCCCAACCTGCAAGATTCAAGAAAATATAATctctttgttaaaaaaaaaatttaagcttcaaagttttattattttaagcttcaaagttttatttattgtgGTATTACCTTCTCACCCATGGCGCGTCTTGTAGAAGAACAGTATCTCCAGACATTCTACCAACAACCTCTCCTGTGTTTGTTTCCACATTGAAAAATCCAATGTCTTGTCTGAGAATTGTTTTCAGATACATACTCCTTATCCTCGCTGCTTGTCTCTCTACCGTGACATCCAAGAAGCCACCtctgcagcaacaacaacaaaataaaaacttgtGTAAAAAGCaacgaagaaacaaaaaaaaaatgataaaaacttGATGAGCTCATCCATGGACGGGAGTATAACGGAGCTAAGCGATTCTCGAAGCATCAAACGGTGGGAGAGGTTGTAGATGTCCTCAGAGGTGCAAGCGAAATGGAAAACTCAAGAACCTTAGCAAACTCTGGATGAGATATTCTCACCTTttgtacataatatataattctcGATGAAGACCTTAGCCATCCTTTAACAAAAGCTAATGCAAATCCACCGACGAATGTAGATACCAGCTGAATAAACTTCCCAACCTGCAAGATTCAAGAAAATATAATctctttgttaaaaaaaaaatttaagcttcaaagttttattattttaagcttcaaagttttatttattgtgGTATTACCTTCTCACCCATGGCGTCTTGTAGAAGAACAGTATCTCCAGACATTCTACCAACAACCTCTCCTGTGTTTGTTTCCACATTGAAAAATCCAATGTCTTGTCTGAGAATTGTTTTCAGATACATACTCCTTATCCTCGCTGCTTGTCTCTCTACCGTGCTTGTCTCTCTACCGTGACATCCAAGAAGCCACCtctgcagcaacaacaacaaaataaaaacttgtGTAAAAAGCaacgaagaaacaaaaaaaaaaaagataaaaacttGATGAGCTCATCCATGGACGGGAGTATAACGGAGCTAAGCGATTCTCGAAGCATCAAACGGTGGGAGAGGTTGTTGATGTCCTCAGAGGTGCAAGCGAAATGGAAAACTCAAGAACCTTAGCAAACTCTGGATGAGATATTCTCACCTTttgtacataatatataattctcGATGAAGACCTTAGCCATCCTTTAACAAAAGCTAATGCAAATCCACCGACGAATGTAGATACCAGCTGAATAAACTTCCCAACCTGCAAGATTCAAGAAAATATAATctctttgttaaaaaaaaaaatttaagcttcaaagttttattattttaagcttcaaagttttatttattgtgGTATTACCTTCTCACCCATGGCGCGTCTTGTAGAAGAACAGTATCTCCAGACATTCTACCAACAACCTCTCCTGTGTTTGTTTCCACATTGAAAAATCCAATGTCTTGTCTGAGAATTGTTTTCAGATACATACTCCTTATCCTCGCTGCTTGTCTCTCTACCGTGACATCCAAGAAGCCACCtctgcagcaacaacaacaaaataaaaacttgtGTAAAAAGcaatgaagaaacaaaaaaaaatgataaaaacttGATGAGCTCATCCATGGACGGGAGTATAACGGAGCTAAGCGATTCTCGAAGCATCAAACGGTGGGAGAGGTTGTTGATGTCCTCAGAGGTGCAAGCGAAATGGAAAACTCAAGAACCTTAGCAAACTCTGGATGAGATTCACACTTTTGTTTCAAGAAGTACTCCACTGCCTTGACATCGTGGTTGGTTACTTTCTCGATCTTCTTGACTTCCAACGCGGCATCCACGTTGAACCCATCGATGATCGCTTGCAAGTAAGCCTCAGCTTCTTTACTAAAGCTTGGAACTTCGGTGAGTTCGGGAATTTTTGAAAGCTTAAGAAGCCATTGAATCTAACAAACACAAGAACATGGGTGCATTAGGACCTATCAAAGATCTCtcaaatatatgtttttcacTTTCTGATTCAAGAAGCAAAAGccataaaaaggtaaaaaaggaGATTTGTACGTGAATGGACCAAAACCAAGAAAGCTGGAGTTTTTTAGATTCTAACAAACAGAGCAATGGAATGAAATATCATAATTTCCACCACTAAAAACAGCGCAGAACATGATAAGATCTCATCAAAATCCTTACACTCTGGTGAAACCAAGATTCACAGATGAGCAAGAAAGCTGGAGTTTTTTAGATTCTAACAAACAGAGCAATGGAATGAAATATCATAATTTCCACCACTAAAAACAGAGCAGAACATGATAAGATCTCATCAAAATCCTTACACTCTGGTGAAACCAAGATTCACAGATGAGTAATGAATGACCAAAACAGAGAAAGCTCAAGCCTTTCATATTATAAAAACAGAGCAAAATCAAATGAAAATCATAACTTCACCGCATAGAAACATAGCAGAACATGATATAATTTCATCAAAAGCCATACACTACGGTGAAACCAATCAACACAAAACTGACCAATCTGAGACTGAACAAATATTACTGTAACAATACCTGTTGGGAGCAGGTGAGAATTGGAGAGAAGCGTCTGGTTGAGGGAGGCGTTGAAAATTTATTGGTTAATAAAATTAGTTAGGTTAAGTGGTTCTTTCTTactaagcaaaagaaaatttcatACCCGTAATTGTGGTTTCATCGCCATGGATTGAGCTTTGAGTGGTTCTAGGGTTTTGGTTTGTACGAAAGAGAGAAGATCAGTACATACAGAAAGAGGAAAAGAGGAAGATGAAACGGAATCATTATTGAATCGAAAGTATTGATTGTGTAGAAGTGGTTCTCGGCTTCTTTGCTCTTGATTGGAGAAGACGAAATGGTAGAGGTGAGGAGAAGGCTTtcgacgtttttttttttttgatctgtGAGGTCTGTCTGACGTGTCCAATTACATgttcctgattggttgatttaatTGTTCTACGTGGACACTCTCCCTGATGCTCATAtaacccttttagtataggttagatATGACACGAGAGGCAAGCATTAAAACCCAATGGGCttaactaaacaagataaagcCCAAACAAAAATAACTGATTTAGCCGTAAAGCCTCGTAAGGGCTTTTTACACAGTTTATTATAAAAAGAAGGTTCttgcttcttcctcttcttcgagATCACTCTCCTCTCTGTTTTGTGCAAGCACAGCAGCCATGGTGCAAGTCAGGTTCTACCGCAACtgtaagctctctctctctcttctctccatcTTTGTTTCTCTGACTTGATCGAACTTTCACCTTTTAATATAGTTTCTTTCCCCATACCTGAATTTGGATTctgtttttagaagaaaaattatttttgttccGTGGTTTAGATCATCTGGgtatcatatatttttgattcTTTATGGATGATGCATGCAAAGGATAATTAAAGGTTGTTCCATTAATCAGCAGAGCACTCTGTTTTGGTATGGGGTTCTCTTTGCTTGCATGTTATGTTGTGAAGATTTTGTTTGATAATCTTGAGTTTGTGTGTTTTGCAGACGGCAAGACCTTCAAGAAGCCGCGACGTCCTTACGAGAAGGAGCGTCTTGACGCCGAGCTGAAGCTTGTCGGAGAATACGGTCTTCGTTGTAAGAGAGAGCTGTGGAGGGTTCAGTACACGCTTAGCCGTATCCGTAACGCTGCCAGAGAGCTTCTCACTCTCGACGAGAAGAACCCTCGTCGGATCTTTCAAGGTGAAGCTCTTCTGAGGAGGATGAACAAGAATGGGCTTCTTGATGAGTCCCAGAACAAGCTCGACTACGTTCTTGCTTTGACTGTTGAGAATTTCCTCGAGCGCCGTCTCCAGACTATTGTCTTCAAGTCCGGTATGGCCAAGTCCATTCACCACGCCCGTGTCCTTATCCGACAAAGGCACATCAGGTAATCAAAAGTATATATATCTTTGGAAACAACTTTAAACAGTTGTAATGCATATTGGTTTTGTCCTCAGCTTGACTTGTGTAAAGAATCTGTGCTTTAGGGTTGGGAGGCAACTTGTGAACATTCCATCGTTCATGGTTAAAGTAGAGTCACAGAAACACATTGACTTTTCTCTGACCAGTCCATTTGGTGGTGGTCGACCTGGAAGAGTGAAGAGAAGGAACGAGAGAGCTGGTGCTAAGAAAGCTGGTGGTGTTGGTGGTGATGAGGATGATGAAGAGTAAAAGTACCAAACCCCTTTGTTggataaataatgttttttttttgtttaatagttTTCTTGAACTACAAGAAGTCAAGTGTGTTGGTTTGTAATGGATTTAGCCTTTATGTGTGTTTTGCAATAATGTGGTAGTGTACCTTTGTGTTGTTGAACAATGATGCCACTTTCGGATCTTGCTTCTTAGTTCTTACAAGACAGTAAGTAGTAGTTAATATTTGGGAAAATTGCATTAAAAACTCTCAAATTGGCGTATTCACTAACATTTTATTCACTAACATTTTAaagttctaatattttttactatCACTTTAAACCATCAACGGGCATCTGTATCACAAAAACCATTCAAGTTGACTTACCATTCAATGAGGTGGCATCAGtttttcaattcaaaaaaaaaagctgaaaacaaaattaaataaaaataaattaataaaaattaaataaaagttaggaaaataaacttttttaaaaagtttttacaTGTTCAAATGATTATCTTAAACTttctaaaactaaaacaacattCAAATATACTTATAGCAACCACCCTACGGTGGTATCATTTGAAAAAGCCGTGCAATGTTGTTGGATGTTCTTGTTTCTTCTGATTCATTAGCAAGTGCCGGTCCTGACTTAAAACTGAGAAAACACCAGCTTAAACgccaaattagattatatatttatgggCATCACAAGAACCAAAACTTGCATGTATCCTAGTTTGTCGCCAAGGGTGCCTGGTTCGAATTATACATAGGGCgccaaattttgtttttgctttggGCAATATTTTAGGAGTTGATTTCTCTTTAAGacacatttgtatatttttaacaCTATAGGACACAATGTGCTGGAGGCACACTTTCTCCACACTTTCTCGAATCCCTAGATGTTTTTTTGACATGAATGCCCTTTGTTTATCgacatgaaataaaaaagtataattgttttattttgtttagttaTACTTCTATGAAATTAGTTTGGTATTTGGTTAGGCGTCTGAAAAGGTGACTTGCATGAATTAGCCATTGTCGATTTGATTCTATCAATGGAGGATCTGATTGACACTGTGTCAAGAAGATGGAACGTGACACGAGTTAGGCAACTTTTTGAAGAGAAAGATGCTAATACAATCCTCAATACTCATTTCAATGTACAAGCAGTGGATACCTTGGTCTGGGGTTTCTCGAGAAATGGATGTTATGACTCCAAGAGTGGTTATAAACTGCTTGAAACCATACAAGAGGTACAATCCCCTGATAGTCAGTCAGTGCCTCCTCTAGAGAAAAAGTTGTGGAGTGATCTCTGGAAAACTAATTAAGACCTCTCCGAagcttcgacactttctatGGCGAGCTTTGTCTGGCGCTCTTGCAGTTAAAGAAAGACTTAGATCAAGGGGTATTAACTTGGACACAACCTGTCCTCTATGTGCAGTTCAGCAGGAGACCATCTGCCATGTGCTATTATTCACTTGTGATGTGGCAAAGGAAACATGAGATCGTGCTCAGATTCCACTTCTAGCGGGAGGTTTTTCTAATAAATCGGTTCTCCTGAATCTATATCATCTGCTCTCAATCAGTAAAAATCATAGGATTGGACGAGCTGAGAGATTACGATTTCCTTGGATCCTCTCGCACTTATGGAAAGCAAGGAACAGCTtttgttttgaacaaaaaagtatCTCATCTGTTAACATCTTCTCCAAGGCTGCAGAGGAAGCCGCTATTTGGTTTAATCTCATCCAAGAGGAGCAGAAGGAAAAGATTCAGTACATGGGGCTCCAAACATGCTGGTTTGGCGAAAACCGGCCATGGGTTCCGTAAAATGTAACATAGGAAGCTCATGGACAGCTAGTTCTCAGCATACGGGTGCGTCTTGGTTGATACGAGACTTTCAAGGTCAACCTATGAAACACAGTCGACGTTCATTCTCAGAGGTTACATCAAGATTGGAAGCTGACATTACTACAATATGTTGGGCAGCTAAAGATCTTCAGACTCTGCACTGGAACAGAGTTATCATGGAAATCTCATCAACTCAAGCTCTGGAGGCCTTGAACAATCCACACAGGTTCCCGGGTTTGTCCTACTTAATTGAGTGTACTCATCAAGCTCTATCTTGTTTCCAAAGCTGTTTGGTGGAAGTTGTGAATGTTTCAGCAAATAGAGTAGCAGATCAGATTGCTGTCAGAGTTACGAACGATGGACGATGGAGTTCTTATATAGCTCGTGGAGGTCCAAGTTGGCTCAATGACACTATTCTTGCTGAGGCAGTTAACTCTCCATCTTCATACTCAAGTTGAAGCTGCCATAGCTTGCCTTAATGGAGTATGAAGCCATGGTTTTATCTCTTTGCCCTTCGTAGGGTATTTGTCTCTCAAGCACCTAGTGGTGTTAGTTTTGTCTGTTATTTTTCttcgtttctttctttctttcaaacTTTCTGTTGGAGTTCAAACACTTAAAGTGATTTCaatgacaaaaaagaaaaagaaagagactgTCAATTTACCGTTGTTTCTTTATACTTTTATTATTCATtccatttttgatttttatttgtttcttttcagaTTTTAAGATACacaaaagaaatataattattacaataaattataatttctttttctctatattATAAGATCCATGTtcgcatatatattttatatatttttagcaattatataaaaatgcatgGACATAAAAAATGTGGATGAGAAAAAATTGATCATGTACAAAAGAAtacgtaaacaaaaaaaagatgtgGACATGGATAGATAAAAAAGGTGAAAAAACTTTGAAAACTCGAACACAAAAATTGTTTGTGTTCGTGGTTTCAGAAGATTAGCAAAAAAATGCTTGTGGATGAATCCTTTTTTGTAAAACATTGGAGGTTATAATTCTGTCAAacaaagcttttaatgatttatctttccttagtaaatatgattaaatttgTGGACATGAAGAcaattaaccaaaaaatataacatgttCAATAAACAGAGGAGGGCCGATTATATTACGGGGCTTTATAATAGTCAACAAACAAGAGCTTACATCATCTGTTAAATTTCTAAGTAAAATCTCTAATAGATACATTacaaaacataatcacaaactcattgtgaaagaacaagaaaaagaatTTGAGGTTTTTTGGAAGCAAACGGAATCACAAACAGAGAATCCCTTTGTGTTTTGGTTTTAATgcatgaagaaaaagaaaaagaagaatctGGGAATTTTGTGTTAAGAGTTATCGTATGCGAATTCAGATTAGTTCTCACACctttctttgtaagtcttcggAGATGTTCAAAGTGAAAGCTTCAGCTACTGATACCATAAAAACTGAAAGCCGAAGAACGCAAAACCTCCATAGCGGAAGGTGTAGTGTGAGGAGGGGATTTGGCCACCGGACAATCATTTACCAGATTTGGTTTCAGTAACCACGGAGGAGCTCAGGTAGTTTGATGGAGGTGAGTTCGGTGACTTTGGAGATCACTTTTGATTCGACGAACGAGATTTGGTTGACTCCATGGCTGAGAGATGGAACCAGAAGTAAGAAAAGACTCAAGAGAACAGAGCCGGACAGCGACACCTCCGTTACCAACAACGTCAATAGATCGGCGCAAGGAGAAGAAAAAGAGGAACAAAGGAAATCACCATGATTAGGGTTCataaaattggaaaaatgattttgaaaatcaattgaaaattgaaatagGAGAGGGTTGGCGGATTAGGGTTAGAAGATATTTGGGAATGTGgatctgatttttttaaaaaatggatagAGAAAGAATATTGGTTTGGTTTCCGTATGATAAAAAAAGAAGCtttatccatttttttttaaaaagaaaaacataaaagtatTATAGTTGGCGAAGTGAGAAGAATTGTAGTTAA is from Brassica napus cultivar Da-Ae chromosome A4, Da-Ae, whole genome shotgun sequence and encodes:
- the LOC106446025 gene encoding 40S ribosomal protein S9-2 isoform X1; its protein translation is MVQVRFYRNYGKTFKKPRRPYEKERLDAELKLVGEYGLRCKRELWRVQYTLSRIRNAARELLTLDEKNPRRIFQGEALLRRMNKNGLLDESQNKLDYVLALTVENFLERRLQTIVFKSGMAKSIHHARVLIRQRHISLTCVKNLCFRVGRQLVNIPSFMVKVESQKHIDFSLTSPFGGGRPGRVKRRNERAGAKKAGGVGGDEDDEE
- the LOC106446024 gene encoding DExH-box ATP-dependent RNA helicase DExH18, mitochondrial-like; its protein translation is MTMARGVARVLRRAYTSRARVLSSTRNLHTCRETHCRSLANPESHVLPATRFFSDSPVRFRLPWNDYTLGFGKVRCFSSTVDNNDENKLESNIEDCEEEESLLDSDSESDGYDEEGVVNELGDVFDNNNSAESSEAARALNAAFHDPAALYKELRGSEVRSNLQRSEWDTLHEIFGYLAQSGWAANQALAIYIGKSFFPTAVAKFRDFFFETCNLEVVQGLVRVGATDDAVKFLFPVFVEFCIEEFPDEIKRFKSVVDSADLTKPATWFPFARAMKRKIVYHCGPTNSGKTYNALQRFMEAGNGLYCSPLRLLAMEVFDKVNALGVYCSLLTGQEKKHVPFARHVSCTVEMVSTDELYEVAVIDEIQMMADPSRGHAWTKALLGLKADEIHLCGDPSVLEIVRKMCSETGDELVEEHYERFKPLVVEGKTLLGDLKNVKSGDCVVAFSRREIFEVKMAIEKHTKHRCCVIYGALPPETRRQQANLFNDQENEYDVLVASDAVGMGLNLNIRRVVFYSLSKYNGDKVVPVPASQVKQIAGRAGRRGSVYPDGLTTTLHLEDLTFLIECLQQPFDEVRKVGLFPFFEQIEVFAAKVPDMAFSKLLEHFGKHCRLDGSYFLCRHDHVKKVANMLEKVQGLSLEDRFNFCFAPVNIRNPKAMYHLYRMASTYSQDMPVNVAMGMPKSSARNDTELLDLESRHQVLSMYLWLSNQFEEKNFPFVEKVEAMATNIAELLGESLTKANWKMESKEEVMKGQKKEDGGGYERPVSLIKLVRNK
- the LOC106446025 gene encoding 40S ribosomal protein S9-2 isoform X2, whose protein sequence is MVQVRFYRNYGKTFKKPRRPYEKERLDAELKLVGEYGLRCKRELWRVQYTLSRIRNAARELLTLDEKNPRRIFQGEALLRRMNKNGLLDESQNKLDYVLALTVENFLERRLQTIVFKSGMAKSIHHARVLIRQRHIRVGRQLVNIPSFMVKVESQKHIDFSLTSPFGGGRPGRVKRRNERAGAKKAGGVGGDEDDEE
- the LOC106446027 gene encoding adenylosuccinate lyase-like; amino-acid sequence: MAMKPQLRIQWLLKLSKIPELTEVPSFSKEAEAYLQAIIDGFNVDAALEVKKIEKVTNHDVKAVEYFLKQKCESHPEFAKVLEFSISLAPLRTSTTSPTV
- the LOC106448270 gene encoding uncharacterized protein LOC106448270; translated protein: MGSVKCNIGSSWTASSQHTGASWLIRDFQGQPMKHSRRSFSEVTSRLEADITTICWAAKDLQTLHWNRVIMEISSTQALEALNNPHRFPGLSYLIECTHQALSCFQSCLVEVVNVSANRVADQIAVRVTNDGRWSSYIARGGPSWLNDTILAEAVNSPSSYSS